In Schistocerca serialis cubense isolate TAMUIC-IGC-003099 chromosome 3, iqSchSeri2.2, whole genome shotgun sequence, the following proteins share a genomic window:
- the LOC126469888 gene encoding uncharacterized protein LOC126469888 isoform X4, whose translation MLRSARHDATCTCATLLNRLGIKLCVAVNTDNQNRQPSTTTIPWKTCPTNAGWVLSNLQHNILSSIVTGTTIAASHLPNLSSVVMSRSPRRRSYSRSRSRSRSPRRSRSLSRDRR comes from the exons ATGCTTCGCTCAGCTCGTCACGACGCAACGTGCACGTGTGCTACCCTTCTCAACCGGTTAGGCATAAAATTATGTGTGGCAGTTAACACCGATAATCAAAACCGACAGCCTTCCACTACCACCATTCCATGGAAAACCTGCCCAACCAACGCTGGCTGGGTTTTGTCCAACCTTCAACACAACATTCTGTCATCAATTGTCACCGGCACAACAATTGCAGCTTCTCATCTGCCCAACTTATCTTCTGTTGTCAT GTCTAGGTCTCCTCGAAGGCGTTCTTATAGTCGGTCAAGATCTCGAAGTCGTTCACCTAGGCGATCGCGATCACTTTCCAGGGACAGGAG GTGA
- the LOC126469888 gene encoding RNA-binding protein 1-like isoform X1 gives MSTMSRYREWDLSCKVYVGNLGSSASKYEIEAAFSKYGPLRDVWVARNPPGFAFVEFEDPRDAEDAVRGLDGMRLCGTRVRVEMSTGRSRRGGSWRGRSRSRSPRRRSYSRSRSRSRSPRRSRSLSRDRR, from the exons GTCGACCATGTCAAGATACCGTGAATGGGACCTTTCGTGCAAAGTTTATGTAGGTAATTTAGGCAGCAGTGCTTCAAAATATGAAATTGAGGCTGCCTTCAGCAAATATGGTCCTCTGAGAGATGTCTGGGTTGCTAGGAATCCACCTGGCTTTGCGTTTGTTGAATTTGAAGATCCAAGAGATGCTGAAGATGCAGTGAGAGGCCTCGATGGCAT GAGGCTGTGTGGAACACGCGTGCGAGTTGAGATGTCTACTGGACGTAGTCGACGAGGCGGTAGTTGGAGGGGTCGGTCAAG GTCTAGGTCTCCTCGAAGGCGTTCTTATAGTCGGTCAAGATCTCGAAGTCGTTCACCTAGGCGATCGCGATCACTTTCCAGGGACAGGAG GTGA
- the LOC126469888 gene encoding RNA-binding protein 1-like isoform X2, with translation MSRYREWDLSCKVYVGNLGSSASKYEIEAAFSKYGPLRDVWVARNPPGFAFVEFEDPRDAEDAVRGLDGMRLCGTRVRVEMSTGRSRRGGSWRGRSRSRSPRRRSYSRSRSRSRSPRRSRSLSRDRR, from the exons ATGTCAAGATACCGTGAATGGGACCTTTCGTGCAAAGTTTATGTAGGTAATTTAGGCAGCAGTGCTTCAAAATATGAAATTGAGGCTGCCTTCAGCAAATATGGTCCTCTGAGAGATGTCTGGGTTGCTAGGAATCCACCTGGCTTTGCGTTTGTTGAATTTGAAGATCCAAGAGATGCTGAAGATGCAGTGAGAGGCCTCGATGGCAT GAGGCTGTGTGGAACACGCGTGCGAGTTGAGATGTCTACTGGACGTAGTCGACGAGGCGGTAGTTGGAGGGGTCGGTCAAG GTCTAGGTCTCCTCGAAGGCGTTCTTATAGTCGGTCAAGATCTCGAAGTCGTTCACCTAGGCGATCGCGATCACTTTCCAGGGACAGGAG GTGA
- the LOC126469888 gene encoding RNA-binding protein 1-like isoform X3, producing MSTMSRYREWDLSCKVYVGNLGSSASKYEIEAAFSKYGPLRDVWVARNPPGFAFVEFEDPRDAEDAVRGLDGMRLCGTRVRVEMSTGRSRRGGSWRGRSRAHSSPSDLPPRAPDTLIFMFLLPT from the exons GTCGACCATGTCAAGATACCGTGAATGGGACCTTTCGTGCAAAGTTTATGTAGGTAATTTAGGCAGCAGTGCTTCAAAATATGAAATTGAGGCTGCCTTCAGCAAATATGGTCCTCTGAGAGATGTCTGGGTTGCTAGGAATCCACCTGGCTTTGCGTTTGTTGAATTTGAAGATCCAAGAGATGCTGAAGATGCAGTGAGAGGCCTCGATGGCAT GAGGCTGTGTGGAACACGCGTGCGAGTTGAGATGTCTACTGGACGTAGTCGACGAGGCGGTAGTTGGAGGGGTCGGTCAAG GGCTCACTCTTCTCCTTCTGATCTACCACCTCGTGCTCCAGACACCCTGATCTTCATGTTTTTGCTACCAACATGA